A window from Gossypium raimondii isolate GPD5lz chromosome 7, ASM2569854v1, whole genome shotgun sequence encodes these proteins:
- the LOC128042526 gene encoding uncharacterized protein LOC128042526, with protein sequence MLTSFISLSLIVLQSYFKDPKEVGDRPHYQLQLLVMDPERASTDEVESNAPIPAEGTVPSDVNVSERPASDRQGGGAREAFFQAMTDWFAEFVRTNPAIRPPPPQESQVPHVASPAAGIVIRERPPVDKIRKQGAEEFRATKDDDAEKAEFWLENTIRVFEELSCTPEECMKCVVSLLRDSAYHWWKTLVSIVPSERVTWDFFQEEFRKKYISQRFIDQKRKEFLELKQGKMSVTEYERKFVRLSKYAREFVSTEANMCKRFEDGLNDDIRLSVGVLEIREFVVLVERACKVEDLLKEKEKSKAEAGAQDTKKRQMSKSFQSTSKRPRELSSGSYFPARYPGRSRGRRFEGSRAQTTTVASTGSTRPPRPECPQCGRRHPGECRAGENICFRCGRPITLFGIV encoded by the exons atgcttacttcttttatttctctttctcttatagtattgcaaagctacttcaaggatcctaaagaagtcggagatcgtccacactatcaactacaactgctcg ttatggatcctgaACGAGCTAGTacagatgaagtagagagtaatgcgCCTATTCCCgcagaagggacggtgccatcagatgttaatgttagtgaaagacCTGCATCAGATAGACAGGGAGGAGGAGctagagaagccttcttccaagccatGACTgattggtttgccgagttcgttcgtacgaatccggctataagacctccaccccctcaagAATCAcaggttccccatgtagcttccccAGCTGCAGGTATAGTTATCAGGGAGAGACCACCTGTTGATAAGATTAGGAAGCAAGGGGCTGAAGAATTTCGGGCtaccaaagatgatgatgcagaaAAAGCAGAATTCTGGCTTGAGAATACAATCAgggtttttgaagaattatcttgtacaccggaagaatgtatgaagtgtgtggtctcacttctcagagattcagcttatcattggtggaagactctcgTGTCTATAGTACCGAGTGAGAgggttacttgggatttctttcaggaggagtttcGAAAGAAGTACATCAGCcagagatttatagatcagaaaaggaaggagtttcttgagctaaaacaagGTAAAATGTCTGTGACTGAATATGAACGCAAATTTGTCAGACTTAGTAAGTATGCTCGGGAATTTGTATCCACTGAAGCTaacatgtgcaagagatttgaagatgggcttaaTGATGACATCCGACTATCAGTGGGGGTATTGGAAAtcagagagtttgttgttctggtAGAAAGAGCTTGTAAAGTAGAAgacttgttaaaagaaaaagagaagagcaAAGCTGAAGCTGGAGCGCAGGATACAAAGAAGAGGCAaatgagtaaatcatttcagtctacatctAAGAGGCCTAGGGAGCTCTCTAGCGGATCATATTTTCCAGCTAGATATCCTGGCCGAAGCAGGGGTAGAAGATTTGAGGGTTCTAGAGCTCAAACCACTACAGTTGCAAGTACTGGCAGTACTCGACCTCCTAGGCCGGAATGTCCTCAATGTGGGAGACGCCACCCCGGAGAGTGTAGAGCAggtgaaaatatttgtttcagaTGTGGGCGTCCGATcactttattcgggattgtctGA
- the LOC128042525 gene encoding uncharacterized protein LOC128042525 yields MTSFETLYGRKYRTPLYWSELSELKLIGTDLIQETEDKVQIIHNCLKATFDHQKSYADLKWKDIEFTIGDGVFLKVSPLRKVLRFGKKRKLSPRIIGPYEITERVGPVAYRLVLPSELEKINNVFHVSMLRQYRSNPSHVVTPSEIEILSDLLYFEGLSRVLVREVKEQWNKKVPLVKVLWNRHKVEEAIWETEDSMRSQYPDLFTSKKFWGQNFQRGGEL; encoded by the coding sequence ATGACGTCGTTTGAAACTTTGTATGGAAGGAAATATAGAACGCCACTGTACTGGTCAGAGTTGAGCGAACTTAAGCTCATTGGTACAGATTTGATACAAGAAACGGAGGATAAAGTACAAATAATTCATAATTGCTTAAAAGCGACGTTTGATCATCAAAAGTCTTATGCAGATTTAAAATGGAAGGATATAGAGTTTACCATTGGCGACGGTGTATTTCTAAAAGTCTCTCCTTTGAGAAAGGTGCTACGATTCGGGAAAAAGCGAAAACTGAGTCCGAGGATTATTGGACCATATGAGATTACTGAGAGAGTTGGTCCTGTAGCATACAGATTAGTGTTGCCCTCAGAACTTGAGAAGATTAATAATGTCTTTCACGTTTCCATGTTGAGACAATACCGTTCAAACCCTTCACATGTGGTTACTCCCTCTGAGATTGAGATACTGTCGGACTTATTGTATTTTGAAGGACTAAGCAGGGTTTTGGTACGTGAAGTAAAAGAACAATGGAATAAGAAAGTACCACTAGTTAAAGTTTTATGGAACCGTCACAAGGTAGAAGAAGCTATTTGGGAGACTGAAGACTCAATGAGATCACAGTACCCAGATCTATTTACTAGTAAGAAATTTTGGGGACAAAATTTCCAAAGAGGGGGAGAGCTataa
- the LOC105798766 gene encoding tryptophan aminotransferase-related protein 3, giving the protein MMKSIVSSKYLACLVGSIILNLLFIINIYVGGQWKLSWSLGAAIEAETVAAIYCSGHGRAYLDGLVVVGNKPVCDCNTCFTGPDCSQFIPHCTANADGGDPLFLEPFWMQHLASSALVVAGWHQMSYTYGGKSFFSKELAKVVRKVHASVGNAVTQNRFIIFGAGSTQVLSAAVFALSPENTSSPAKVVTSVPYYPLDKQQTQYFSSQKFKYEGDAYRWNNRSDCSSTNMIEIVTSPNNPDGQLKKAIFHGPNVKTIYDHAYYWPHFTPIPAPSDEDVMVFTLSKLTGHAGTRLGWAVIKDETVFNRMMIHMQMNSMGVSKDAQLRGFKLLNAVLEEGTGIFDFAYQTMKSRWERLVQTVSLSNRFSLQENNPQYCTFYNKVRQLSPAYAWLKCEREEDKDCYAVLEAANIIGRQGNLFGAEDGYVRLSLVRTQDDFDILIERLHKLITEGDGDKTM; this is encoded by the exons ATGATGAAGAGTATTGTTAGCTCCAAGTATTTGGCATGCCTGGTTGGTTCTATAATTCTCAATCTGTTGtttataatcaatatatatgtggGTGGTCAATGGAAACTGAGTTGGAGCTTAGGAGCTGCAATCGAAGCTGAAACTGTGGCAGCTATATATTGTTCAGGCCATGGAAGAGCTTACTTGGATGGTTTGGTTGTTGTTGGGAATAAACCAGTTTGCGACTGCAATACATGCTTTACAGGCCCTGATTGCTCTCAGTTTATACCACACTGTACAGCAAATGCTGATGG tGGGGATCCATTATTTTTGGAACCATTCTGGATGCAGCATTTAGCTAGTAGTGCTCTAGTAGTAGCAGGGTGGCACCAAATGAGCTATACTTACGGTGGTAAGAGCTTCTTCTCGAAAGAGCTTGCAAAGGTTGTGCGCAAAGTACACGCAAGCGTAGGGAATGCAGTCACCCAAAAcagatttatcatttttggtGCTGGTTCAACCCAAGTCCTTAGTGCTGCAGTTTTTGCACTCTCCCCTGAAAATACCTCCTCACCTGCAAAAGTTGTAACTTCAGTCCCTTACTATCCG CTCGACAAACAACAAACACAATACTTTAGCTCACAAAAATTTAAGTACGAAGGAGATGCTTATAGATGGAATAATAGATCAGATTGTAGCAGCACAAACATGATCGAGATCGTAACGTCGCCCAACAATCCTGATGGACAATTAAAGAAAGCGATTTTTCATGGACCTAATGTCAAGACAATCTATGATCATGCGTATTACTGGCCTCATTTTACACCTATTCCAGCTCCATCAGATGAAGATGTGATGGTATTTACACTTTCCAAGCTTACAGGTCATGCTGGCACCAGACTTGG GTGGGCAGTGATAAAGGATGAAACAGTGTTCAACAGAATGATGATACACATGCAGATGAATTCCATGGGAGTTTCTAAAGATGCTCAACTACGAGGTTTTAAGCTTTTGAACGCAGTCCTTGAAGAAGGAACCGGAATATTCGACTTTGCATACCAGACAATGAAGAGCAGGTGGGAAAGATTGGTTCAGACCGTATCCTTGTCGAACCGCTTCTCTCTTCAGGAAAACAATCCTCAATATTGCACTTTTTACAACAAAGTCCGACAACTTTCCCCAG CTTACGCATGGTTGAAATGTGAGAGAGAAGAGGATAAAGATTGTTATGCAGTTCTGGAGGCAGCTAATATCATTGGGCGTCAAGGAAATCTGTTCGGTGCAGAAGACGGGTATGTTCGACTAAGCCTTGTCCGAACCCAAGATGATTTCGATATATTAATTGAACGTTTACACAAATTAATAACAGAGGGGGATGGTGACAAAACTATGTGA